Proteins co-encoded in one Cygnus olor isolate bCygOlo1 chromosome 6, bCygOlo1.pri.v2, whole genome shotgun sequence genomic window:
- the FIGN gene encoding fidgetin isoform X1 produces MISSTSVYGLKMQWTPEHAQWPEQHFDITSTTRSPAHKVEAYRGHLQRTYQYAWANDDISALTASNLLKKYAEKYSGILEGPAERPILSNYSEAPSGLVNGRKNESEPWQPSLNSESVYPMNCVPEVITASKAGVSAALPPTDVSASIGSSPGVASNLAEPSYSSSTCGSHTVPSLHSGLPSQEYATGYNGSYLHTSYSGQPAPALPSPHPSPLHSSGLLQPPPPPPPPPALVPGYNGTSNLSSYSYPSASYPPQAAVGPGYSPGGAPPPSAYLPSGIPAPTPLPPTTVPSYSYQGHGLTPIAPSALTNTSASSLKRKAFYMAGQGEMDSSYGNYSYGQQRSTQSPMYRMPDNSISNANRGNGFDRSAETSSLAFKPTKQLMSSEQQRKFSSQSSRALTPPSYSTAKNSLGSRSSDSFGKYTSPVMNEHGDEHRQLLPHPMQGPGLRAATSSNHSVDEQLKNTDTHLIDLVTNEIINQGPPVDWNDIAGLDLVKAVIKEEVLWPVLRSDAFNGLTALPRSILLFGPRGTGKTLMGRCIASQLGATFFKITGSGLVTKWLGEGEKIVHASFLVARCRQPSVIFVSDIDMLLSSQVSEEHSPVSRMRTEFLMQLDTVLTSAEDQIVVICATSKPEEIDESLRRYFMKRLLIPLPDSTARHQIIVQLLSQHNYCLNDKEVALLVQRTEGFSGLDVAHLCQEAVVGPLHAMPATDLSAIMPSQLRPVTYQDFENAFCKIQPSISQKELDTYVEWNKMFGCSQ; encoded by the coding sequence GCTTGAAGATGCAGTGGACGCCGGAGCATGCCCAGTGGCCAGAACAGCACTTTGATATCACTTCCACTACCCGGTCCCCTGCCCACAAGGTGGAAGCCTACCGGGGGCACTTGCAGCGCACCTACCAGTACGCCTGGGCCAATGATGACATCTCGGCTCTCACCGCCTCCAACCTCTTGAAAAAGTATGCAGAAAAATACTCTGGTATATTGGAAGGCCCGGCTGAGCGGCCCATTCTCAGCAATTACTCTGAAGCTCCCTCGGGGCTGGTGAATGGTCGGAAGAATGAAAGCGAGCCCTGGCAGCCTTCGCTGAATTCAGAGAGTGTGTATCCCATGAACTGTGTCCCAGAAGTTATCACCGCCAGCAAAGCCGGTGTAAGTGCAGCCCTCCCTCCCACAGATGTCTCGGCCAGCATCGGGAGTTCACCTGGGGTGGCCAGCAACCTGGCTGAACCCAGTTACTCCAGCAGCACCTGTGGAAGTCACACTGTTCCCAGTCTTCATTCAGGGCTCCCATCTCAGGAATACGCCACAGGATACAATGGCTCGTACTTGCATACCAGTTACAGCGGCCAGCCAGCACCTGCACTTCCGTCTCCTCATCCATCCCCCCTGCATAGCTCGGGGCTTTTACAGCCACCGCCACCACCGCCGCCACCACCAGCCCTGGTCCCCGGCTACAACGGGACCTCTAACCTCTCCAGTTACAGCTACCCATCTGCCAGTTATCCTCCTCAAGCTGCTGTTGGTCCTGGGTACAGCCCCGGGGGTGCCCCGCCACCCTCGGCATACCTGCCATCAGGAATCCCTGCTCCAACCCCGCTGCCCCCCACCACCGTCCCCAGCTACTCCTACCAGGGCCATGGTCTGACACCTATTGCGCCGTCTGCCCTGACAAACACTTCAGCCAGCTCTCtcaaaaggaaagctttctACATGGCAGGGCAAGGAGAAATGGACTCCAGTTATGGAAATTACAGCTATGGCCAACAGAGATCTACACAGAGTCCCATGTATCGAATGCCCGACAAcagcatttcaaatgcaaacagGGGGAATGGTTTTGACAGAAGTGCTGAAACATCATCCTTAGCATTTAAGCCAACAAAGCAGCTAATGTCCTCTGAACAGCAGAGGAAATTCAGCAGCCAGTCCAGCAGGGCTCTAACACCCCCATCCTATAGTACTGCTAAAAACTCGCTGGGTTCGAGATCGAGTGACTCGTTTGGGAAGTATACCTCCCCAGTAATGAATGAGCACGGTGATGAGCACAGGCAGCTCCTTCCTCACCCAATGCAAGGCCCGGGACTTCGTGCAGCTACCTCATCCAACCACTCTGTGGACGAGCAACTGAAGAATACTGACACACACCTCATTGACCTTGTTACCAATGAGATTATCAACCAAGGACCTCCTGTGGACTGGAATGACATTGCTGGCCTAGATCTAGTAAAGGCCGTCATTAAAGAGGAGGTTTTATGGCCAGTATTGAGGTCAGATGCATTCAATGGACTGACTGCTCTACCTCGGAGCATCCTTTTATTTGGACCTCGGGGAACAGGCAAAACGTTAATGGGCAGATGTATAGCTAGTCAGCTGGGGGCCACGTTTTTCAAAATCACTGGCTCTGGCCTTGTCACAAAGTGGttaggggaaggagaaaaaattgtCCACGCCTCCTTCCTTGTGGCAAGGTGTCGCCAACCCTCGGTGATTTTTGTTAGTGACATTGAtatgcttctttcttctcaagTGAGTGAAGAACACAGTCCAGTAAGTCGGATGAGAACCGAGTTCCTTATGCAGCTGGACACTGTACTGACCTCTGCTGAGGACCAAATAGTAGTAATTTGCGCCACAAGTAAACCGGAAGAAATCGATGAATCTCTTCGAAGGTACTTCATGAAACGACTTTTAATCCCACTTCCTGACAGCACAGCGAGGCACCAGATAATAGTACAACTGCTCTCACAGCACAATTATTGTCTCAATGACAAGGAGGTTGCACTGCTTGTCCAGCGCACAGAAGGCTTTTCTGGACTAGATGTGGCTCACTTGTGTCAGGAAGCAGTGGTGGGCCCACTCCATGCCATGCCAGCCACAGACCTTTCAGCCATTATGCCCAGCCAGTTGAGGCCAGTTACATATCAAGactttgaaaatgctttctgcaagATACAGCCTAGCATATCTCAAAAAGAGCTTGATACATATGTTGAATGGAACAAAATGTTTGGTTGCAGTCAGTGa
- the FIGN gene encoding fidgetin isoform X2, giving the protein MQWTPEHAQWPEQHFDITSTTRSPAHKVEAYRGHLQRTYQYAWANDDISALTASNLLKKYAEKYSGILEGPAERPILSNYSEAPSGLVNGRKNESEPWQPSLNSESVYPMNCVPEVITASKAGVSAALPPTDVSASIGSSPGVASNLAEPSYSSSTCGSHTVPSLHSGLPSQEYATGYNGSYLHTSYSGQPAPALPSPHPSPLHSSGLLQPPPPPPPPPALVPGYNGTSNLSSYSYPSASYPPQAAVGPGYSPGGAPPPSAYLPSGIPAPTPLPPTTVPSYSYQGHGLTPIAPSALTNTSASSLKRKAFYMAGQGEMDSSYGNYSYGQQRSTQSPMYRMPDNSISNANRGNGFDRSAETSSLAFKPTKQLMSSEQQRKFSSQSSRALTPPSYSTAKNSLGSRSSDSFGKYTSPVMNEHGDEHRQLLPHPMQGPGLRAATSSNHSVDEQLKNTDTHLIDLVTNEIINQGPPVDWNDIAGLDLVKAVIKEEVLWPVLRSDAFNGLTALPRSILLFGPRGTGKTLMGRCIASQLGATFFKITGSGLVTKWLGEGEKIVHASFLVARCRQPSVIFVSDIDMLLSSQVSEEHSPVSRMRTEFLMQLDTVLTSAEDQIVVICATSKPEEIDESLRRYFMKRLLIPLPDSTARHQIIVQLLSQHNYCLNDKEVALLVQRTEGFSGLDVAHLCQEAVVGPLHAMPATDLSAIMPSQLRPVTYQDFENAFCKIQPSISQKELDTYVEWNKMFGCSQ; this is encoded by the coding sequence ATGCAGTGGACGCCGGAGCATGCCCAGTGGCCAGAACAGCACTTTGATATCACTTCCACTACCCGGTCCCCTGCCCACAAGGTGGAAGCCTACCGGGGGCACTTGCAGCGCACCTACCAGTACGCCTGGGCCAATGATGACATCTCGGCTCTCACCGCCTCCAACCTCTTGAAAAAGTATGCAGAAAAATACTCTGGTATATTGGAAGGCCCGGCTGAGCGGCCCATTCTCAGCAATTACTCTGAAGCTCCCTCGGGGCTGGTGAATGGTCGGAAGAATGAAAGCGAGCCCTGGCAGCCTTCGCTGAATTCAGAGAGTGTGTATCCCATGAACTGTGTCCCAGAAGTTATCACCGCCAGCAAAGCCGGTGTAAGTGCAGCCCTCCCTCCCACAGATGTCTCGGCCAGCATCGGGAGTTCACCTGGGGTGGCCAGCAACCTGGCTGAACCCAGTTACTCCAGCAGCACCTGTGGAAGTCACACTGTTCCCAGTCTTCATTCAGGGCTCCCATCTCAGGAATACGCCACAGGATACAATGGCTCGTACTTGCATACCAGTTACAGCGGCCAGCCAGCACCTGCACTTCCGTCTCCTCATCCATCCCCCCTGCATAGCTCGGGGCTTTTACAGCCACCGCCACCACCGCCGCCACCACCAGCCCTGGTCCCCGGCTACAACGGGACCTCTAACCTCTCCAGTTACAGCTACCCATCTGCCAGTTATCCTCCTCAAGCTGCTGTTGGTCCTGGGTACAGCCCCGGGGGTGCCCCGCCACCCTCGGCATACCTGCCATCAGGAATCCCTGCTCCAACCCCGCTGCCCCCCACCACCGTCCCCAGCTACTCCTACCAGGGCCATGGTCTGACACCTATTGCGCCGTCTGCCCTGACAAACACTTCAGCCAGCTCTCtcaaaaggaaagctttctACATGGCAGGGCAAGGAGAAATGGACTCCAGTTATGGAAATTACAGCTATGGCCAACAGAGATCTACACAGAGTCCCATGTATCGAATGCCCGACAAcagcatttcaaatgcaaacagGGGGAATGGTTTTGACAGAAGTGCTGAAACATCATCCTTAGCATTTAAGCCAACAAAGCAGCTAATGTCCTCTGAACAGCAGAGGAAATTCAGCAGCCAGTCCAGCAGGGCTCTAACACCCCCATCCTATAGTACTGCTAAAAACTCGCTGGGTTCGAGATCGAGTGACTCGTTTGGGAAGTATACCTCCCCAGTAATGAATGAGCACGGTGATGAGCACAGGCAGCTCCTTCCTCACCCAATGCAAGGCCCGGGACTTCGTGCAGCTACCTCATCCAACCACTCTGTGGACGAGCAACTGAAGAATACTGACACACACCTCATTGACCTTGTTACCAATGAGATTATCAACCAAGGACCTCCTGTGGACTGGAATGACATTGCTGGCCTAGATCTAGTAAAGGCCGTCATTAAAGAGGAGGTTTTATGGCCAGTATTGAGGTCAGATGCATTCAATGGACTGACTGCTCTACCTCGGAGCATCCTTTTATTTGGACCTCGGGGAACAGGCAAAACGTTAATGGGCAGATGTATAGCTAGTCAGCTGGGGGCCACGTTTTTCAAAATCACTGGCTCTGGCCTTGTCACAAAGTGGttaggggaaggagaaaaaattgtCCACGCCTCCTTCCTTGTGGCAAGGTGTCGCCAACCCTCGGTGATTTTTGTTAGTGACATTGAtatgcttctttcttctcaagTGAGTGAAGAACACAGTCCAGTAAGTCGGATGAGAACCGAGTTCCTTATGCAGCTGGACACTGTACTGACCTCTGCTGAGGACCAAATAGTAGTAATTTGCGCCACAAGTAAACCGGAAGAAATCGATGAATCTCTTCGAAGGTACTTCATGAAACGACTTTTAATCCCACTTCCTGACAGCACAGCGAGGCACCAGATAATAGTACAACTGCTCTCACAGCACAATTATTGTCTCAATGACAAGGAGGTTGCACTGCTTGTCCAGCGCACAGAAGGCTTTTCTGGACTAGATGTGGCTCACTTGTGTCAGGAAGCAGTGGTGGGCCCACTCCATGCCATGCCAGCCACAGACCTTTCAGCCATTATGCCCAGCCAGTTGAGGCCAGTTACATATCAAGactttgaaaatgctttctgcaagATACAGCCTAGCATATCTCAAAAAGAGCTTGATACATATGTTGAATGGAACAAAATGTTTGGTTGCAGTCAGTGa